A stretch of DNA from Campylobacter gracilis:
CGGCATAAAATGCGGCGTTAAAGCTAAACACACAAACCGCCAAAATCGCAAAAAATCGCTTCACGCGCGGCGTAAAGACGAGCTTTTTATCAAGCCCTCTTTGCCAAAAATAAAGCGCTAGCGCGTAGGCTGCGACGATTAGAATTTTAGCAGCGCGCAGGGTATAGAGGGATGCTAAACCGAATTTAGCCGCACAGAGGCCCGCCGCGATCTCGCAGCCGAAATACGCCGCCAGCGGCAAAATCAAAAAATAGAGGTGCCACGCGGGCTTGGTAAAGTGAAAGATGATGCGCGCGGGCTTGTACGAAAACCACTGCAGGCAGGTGATCAGATAAAAGCCGAGCATCAGGACGAATGCCGCGTGCGCGATCAAAAATATTATATTCATCTTTTAAAATTCCTTTTTATAAGTTTGCGCGCCCGCCTTGCAAGCCCGTGCGGGCAAAACGCGGCGAGCTCGGGCTAACCGGCATTCGACTTCATTTGCAAATTTTACGAATTCTCGCTTTGCAAATTCTATTTTTGCAAACTTCGCTAGCTCGCAAATTCACACTCTCGCGAAAGCTGCACGAGTCGCGTGTTCGATAAATTTACGCTGCTGCGCCCTGCCTGCGTTTTCGATACCGCTCCGCGTTCATCTCTCCGCGACCTGAAATTTTCGCACGCTGCGTATCTTGCGACATCGCGCCCTGCCTCGCGCGATGATTTGCATTATTTACGACACATAGACCTTGTGTCTCGGCAAATACATGACGCGGTTGTGCGACTAAATTTAATTACTCGCTTTGCGGCACACATACACGGTTTCGGCGCGTCTTGTACGGCCACCATAATCGCAAACACAGAGCAGAAACGATCCGCTGCTGCGTTAAAATTTTAAAATTTAACGCAGCACGCCGCAATTTGAGCTTTGCGTTTTATACCACGAGCCCAAAGAGCGGATTTTATACCGCTAAATTTTAAATATGTGCCGCGTGCTCGCGACTTTATAATCTAAATTTACGCTTCGGTTTGCGATCTTTACGCAAACACTCCGCAAAATTTTAAAACGCGAGGTGAGCCGTATTAAAGCGCCGCATCGAAATGCTTTTTAAAATGCGCCCGCTCTTGCCTTTCGCACGATCTGTTTTTATATCTAAAGCGCGATTTTTAGCAGCGCTAAAATTTCGCGGCCAAATTTTAAAATTTACACCAAATCGCGTTTCGCTTTAAATTTAGCGCGGCGCCAAATCTTTAAATTTAGCTGCCGCTAAGCTCCTTTTCGATCTGCTCGCCGATAAATTCCGCGCTCTGCAAAAAGAAAAAGTGATCCCCCGCGAGCGGATAAAATTTGCTGTTTTTGACGAGCGAGTGGATCAGCTCGCCACTTTTTAGGCTAGTGGCGCGATCGTCCTTGCCCCAAAAAATGAGCGCATTTTGCGGGCTTAGCGCGGAAAAAATATCGCGAAAGTCCTCATTTACGACGTTTTTTAGCGTCTCATACATCGTCTTGCTCATACCTGCGGCATCCTTGCTCGCAAACGCGCGCCAAAGCCCCGCCAGTCCAAGTCTTTTTAAAATTTTAAAAATCGCGATTTTGGCGCGCACTGCAAAGGGCTTGGGTTCGATGATACCGGCGCTGCTTAGCAGTATGAGATTGCGCGGAGCTAGCAATGCAGCGATCTTGCCGCCGAAGCTGTGCCCCATGATCGCCGCGGGTTGCCCGCCCAAAGCTGAGATAAAGGCGCGCATAATCTCTGCATAATCCTCGCTGCCAAGGGCGCGTGCGGGCTGCGAGCTGGCGCCGAATCCCGGCAGATCGACGCACACTATCGCGTAACGGCGAAATTTATCTGAAAAAACCCGAGACATAAGCGCCTTGTTTGCGCCCCAGCCGTGCAGCACCAAAATATATTCGGCACGCTGTAAATTTGAAATTTCGTAGCTGATCTTGTAGCTCTCGCCGCCGCAGACGAGCTCCTTACTCGCCACCGCTGCTCCTTTTAGCGTAAACGGCCTTGAGTAGCTCGACTGCTTTTTCGAGCCGCTCAAACTCGCTCATACTGATCATCACGGCTTCGAATTTGTTGTTTTTGACGATCAGGGCTTTTTTGATCTCTTGGTTTTTGATCTTGTTTAAAACGGTGCTGAAGTTGCGCACGATCTCGGTAGCGGTGTAAATTTCGTCTTGATTTATCATAACTCGACCTTTTGGAGTAAAATTTTACGCAAAATTTAGCGTAAAAT
This window harbors:
- a CDS encoding alpha/beta fold hydrolase, with amino-acid sequence MASKELVCGGESYKISYEISNLQRAEYILVLHGWGANKALMSRVFSDKFRRYAIVCVDLPGFGASSQPARALGSEDYAEIMRAFISALGGQPAAIMGHSFGGKIAALLAPRNLILLSSAGIIEPKPFAVRAKIAIFKILKRLGLAGLWRAFASKDAAGMSKTMYETLKNVVNEDFRDIFSALSPQNALIFWGKDDRATSLKSGELIHSLVKNSKFYPLAGDHFFFLQSAEFIGEQIEKELSGS
- a CDS encoding type II toxin-antitoxin system Phd/YefM family antitoxin, which translates into the protein MINQDEIYTATEIVRNFSTVLNKIKNQEIKKALIVKNNKFEAVMISMSEFERLEKAVELLKAVYAKRSSGGE